The Pseudodesulfovibrio sediminis genome includes the window TGCACGGTGAATATGGACTATCCGGGGCCTGAAACGGTCGAGGACATCAAGCAGGTCCATGCCGATATAGGTCTCAATGCCGAGGGCGCGGATTTGCGCACCGCGTTCACCGTCTTGCGGACTGTATACTGCTGGCGAGAACCGTTTTTGATCAAGGTTGGCAACGAGCAGTTGCATTACCTTTTCAGTGCCGCCAAGGCCTAGCGAATTGGCTATGTGGAGAACTCGGACAGGGGATTCAACCATGGATGAAGGGTGACATATGCTCATCCCGTTGTAAACCTGTGCGGTCATTCTGAAAGAAGAAAACCGGCCCCGTATGGGGCCGGTTTTCTTACCTGTTGGCGTTGGTATATGCGTTGGCTGCGCGGAGTTTGGCTGCGTTGGCGCCTGTGCGGATTTTAAGCGGCGGCTGTGGTGCCGGAGTGGCTGGTTGACTGGGTTGCGCGGATTCAGCACCCTTTGGCGTGGCCGTTTTGGGTGGGGCGCTTGGTTCCGGCGTGGTCTCCTGCATTGTCGGGGCAGGCGGCGTTATCGGCGGAGCAACCGGGCGAGGTGGAATCGGTGCCGTTTGCTTCACGGTTTGCGTCGGCGCTTTCTTCCCGTCATGGATGGGAACGATCTGGGCATAGGCCGAACGAAGCCCGTCCAGAATCTGGATGACTTCATCGATCATCTTGTTGTCCAGACGGATGTTGGCCTTGATCAGCTGGTTGTTGCAAAACATGTAGAGCTGCCCCAGTTTGGGCGTGATCTCTCCGCCTTTGTCTTTGTTCAGGCATTCAGCCAGCTCATGGACGATGGCCATGGCCTTGGAAATATAGATACCCTTTTTGGCGAAGTCTTTGTTGTCAATTTCGATTTTTGCCCGTTTGAGAAACTTGATCGCTGCTTCGTAAAGCATGATCAGGAGTTCACCCTGGGTAGTGGTCTCGACCTGGGTCGCCAAATACGCCCTTGCTGGGTTGGCCATTAATATATCCTCCTCGTTCTATCCTACGAAGACAGTTGTGCTATTGAAGAATCCAGCTGTCCCTGTGTAAGCTGGTATTGACCAAGCAGTGCGTCAAGACGTGCAAATTTGAGTCGCAAATTCTGTTCCATTTTTTCAATTCGCTTCTCTTCATACTTAATCTTGGTGTCAATGGAATCCATGATGTCTCTGTAGTTGTCCTGCAGGACAGCCAGAGGGCCACCTTCGTGTGTGATTTCACTATACGGCTTGGTCAGCTCGCTGAGTTCATCAATCATCTCACCGGTTTTACCGGTCTTGATGCTAATTTCTCCGCTGTGTGTCCCGGCTGTTGTGTTGTCCAGACGGATTGCCATACCAGTAGCTTCACCGGTTAGGCCAGTGATTTCCCAGCCCGAAATAGATGCTTCTTCTCCATTGATGGTCGCACTTGTTATCTGTGTGCCATCGCTCACAATTTCCACCTCGTATAGACCGGCCTTCGTGGTCCCTTCAATGGAGGACTTGTAGGTAAAGTCTGGAGAAGCGCTTTCTCCAATGGCTTGGGCGGAAAAGAGTTCGGCGACTCCAGTAGGATCATCACTGATCGCCTCGGCAAGCTTTTCATAATCAATTGTCAAAAGGCCGTACGTGGGAGAACCGTCCTCGGCATCGGTTAGAATGCCCAACTGTGATAAACTTGCGTATTTGTCGCCCAAGAGGGTGTCCTGGTCATATGGCTTAAAGCCAAGCCCGATTTCAGCTGTGATATTCTTCAGCTTCTGAGACACCATATCGACACCATAGTTGCCGGTCAGAACAGCGCCTTCGCCTTCATCATTGACTTTGGTCATGGCGATGACCTGTGCACGTACCATGTTGATCGCCTGAACTATGCTCGTGACATTGTCCTGCATGGACTGTTGGTCCGTGGTGATTGTCAGGCTGACAGTTTCACCGGGGCTGGCGTCCTTTAGGTTCAGCGTCAGTCCTTCGATCACATCGTCGACAGTGTTGGATGATCGTTCGATCCAGCCTGCATTGGAAGCTGGGAAGCCGTTTACCCGGACCTGAGAGTTCTGTGCATTCTGGGTCTCGGTAAAATCACCTGATCCGAAAATGATGGAACCGGCATTTGAGATGACCACTTGATTGTCTGCACCCTGATCCATGCCGTTGATTTGCAAATGGTATACTGAGCCATCGAAAATTGTGCTGGCCCGGATGTGTTCTTTGGAATCCGGGTGATTGTTAATTATGTGGACGAAACCTTCAAGGGTCGTTCCGGCTGCAATATCATTCAGGGTATAGCTTGTGCCACCATAAGAAAAGGTGAACGAAGTGTCGGCAGAGGTGACGGATGAGGTCAGTGAGTTGGCCCCGGAAGTCGTGATGAGTACATCGTTGGTGGCCAGTTGTCCGATTTCAAGTGTGTGGCTCGCTTCCTGAGCCTTAGCATTACCTGTAGCCAGGACCAGATCCGTGTTGGAACTTGATACAGCCTTGGTCATGAATTCGTTGACGGAGTCGTAGTTCTGCAAGGTGGTCTTCAAGGTGAGCATCTGGGTGTTCAGTTCCTTGAAGTACTCATTCTTGAGTTCCCAGGAGGCTTTCCAGTTCTCCAGGCGCACTACACGGTTCTGCTCAACCTTGACGAGGCCGTCAATGAGTGAGTTGAAGTCGGTTCCGTTACCGAGGCCTGCGAAGTTGATCGCGCCAGATGTATACGTGCTATCAGACATGGCTTTTCCTACTTATCGGAATATTTTTCCCTATACATTAGGTCGCCATTGTACTTGCAATCCTGGTGCCACAGAGGAGCAAGTCATACCCTCCTGAAAACAAAGGGCCGGACTCCATTGAGGAGTCCGGCCCGAACTGTCGCTATAAAGCGATGCGATTCATGACTAACCGATGAGGGACAGAGCCATTCTCGGCAGGGAGTTGGCCTGGGCCAGCATGGAAACTGCGGCCTGCGTCATGATCTGGTTGCGGACGAACTCGGTCATCTCGGTGGCGACGTCAACGTCGGAGATACGAGATTCAGCGGCCTGAACGTTTTCAGCCTGGATTTCCAGAACCGAAACGGTGTTTTCAAGCCTGTTCTGCAAGGAACCGAGGTTGGCGCGAATCTTATCCTTGGAAATGATCGCGGTGTTCAGAACATCCAGGGATGTCTGTGCCAACTGCTGGGTCGAGATCGAAGCACCTGCGCCGGTACCTGCGCCGAGGCCAACGCCGAGGGCAGAAGCGGTCGAGTTGTTGATCTGGACGTAGTAGTAGTCTTCCGCAGAGTCGTTACCGGTACCGAAGTGAACCTTCAGCTTACCTGTGGCCTTGAGGCCGGAACCATCATGTGTGGAGCCGGACAATGCGCCGTTGAGCAGGTAAATGCCGTTGAAGTCGGTCGAGTTGGCGATACGGGTGATTTCCGAAGCCATGGCCTGATACTCGGAGTCGATGATCAGACGCTGGTCAGAGTTATAGGTACCCGTGGAGGCCTGCATGGCCAGTTCCTTCATACGGATGA containing:
- the fliS gene encoding flagellar export chaperone FliS → MANPARAYLATQVETTTQGELLIMLYEAAIKFLKRAKIEIDNKDFAKKGIYISKAMAIVHELAECLNKDKGGEITPKLGQLYMFCNNQLIKANIRLDNKMIDEVIQILDGLRSAYAQIVPIHDGKKAPTQTVKQTAPIPPRPVAPPITPPAPTMQETTPEPSAPPKTATPKGAESAQPSQPATPAPQPPLKIRTGANAAKLRAANAYTNANR
- the fliD gene encoding flagellar filament capping protein FliD codes for the protein MSDSTYTSGAINFAGLGNGTDFNSLIDGLVKVEQNRVVRLENWKASWELKNEYFKELNTQMLTLKTTLQNYDSVNEFMTKAVSSSNTDLVLATGNAKAQEASHTLEIGQLATNDVLITTSGANSLTSSVTSADTSFTFSYGGTSYTLNDIAAGTTLEGFVHIINNHPDSKEHIRASTIFDGSVYHLQINGMDQGADNQVVISNAGSIIFGSGDFTETQNAQNSQVRVNGFPASNAGWIERSSNTVDDVIEGLTLNLKDASPGETVSLTITTDQQSMQDNVTSIVQAINMVRAQVIAMTKVNDEGEGAVLTGNYGVDMVSQKLKNITAEIGLGFKPYDQDTLLGDKYASLSQLGILTDAEDGSPTYGLLTIDYEKLAEAISDDPTGVAELFSAQAIGESASPDFTYKSSIEGTTKAGLYEVEIVSDGTQITSATINGEEASISGWEITGLTGEATGMAIRLDNTTAGTHSGEISIKTGKTGEMIDELSELTKPYSEITHEGGPLAVLQDNYRDIMDSIDTKIKYEEKRIEKMEQNLRLKFARLDALLGQYQLTQGQLDSSIAQLSS
- a CDS encoding flagellin is translated as MALVINNNLMAMNASRNLSTSFGALESSTRRLSSGLRITQASDDAAGLAVRELMRADISSLHQGIRNANDAISLIQTADGALGVIDEKLIRMKELAMQASTGTYNSDQRLIIDSEYQAMASEITRIANSTDFNGIYLLNGALSGSTHDGSGLKATGKLKVHFGTGNDSAEDYYYVQINNSTASALGVGLGAGTGAGASISTQQLAQTSLDVLNTAIISKDKIRANLGSLQNRLENTVSVLEIQAENVQAAESRISDVDVATEMTEFVRNQIMTQAAVSMLAQANSLPRMALSLIG